ATCGAGTCCGTGGCGGGAGCCTTCGCGCCCCAGGCCTGACTCCTTGACGCCTCCGAACGGCGCGGCGGCATTGGATATGGCGCCTTCGTTGATGCCTATGATGCCGGCCTCCAGACCGTGGGCCACCCGCCAGACACGATGGATGTCCTGAGTATAGAAATAGGCGGCCAGGCCATACGGCGTGTCGTTGGCAATCTGCAGTGCCTGCTCTTCCGTATCGAAGCGCATGACGGCGGCCAGCGGGCCGAAGGTTTCCTCATCGCACACCTGCATATCCGCGCTGATATCGGTCAGCAGAAGCGGATGCACGAAGTTGCCTTCGTCAGTGGATGGCTCCGGGCCGCTGACGCGAATGGCGCCCTTGTCGATGGCGTCGTGATAATGGGCATGGACCTTCTTCACCGCCTCGTGATTGATCAGCGCCGACTGGTTCACCCCTTCTTCGAAGCCATCTCCGACGTTGAGATCGGTCATGGCCTGGGCGAGCGCCGAGACGAAGCGATTGTGGATGCCCGACTGCACCAGAAAGCGGTTCACGCAAACGCAGGTCTGTCCGGTATTGCGGAACTTGCTCGCCATGGCGCCAGCGACCGCCTTGTCGATATCCGCGTCATCGAAAACGATGAACGGCGCGTTGCCGCCGAGTTCGAGCGATATCTTCTGGATGTGCTCCGATGCCTGCGCCATAAGTTCTCTGCCCACCGGCGTGGAACCGGTGAAACTCAGCTTGCGCACGATCGGACTGCTGGTGAATACCTTGCCGATTGCACTCGACTTGCCGGTGACCACATTGAATACCCCGGCGGGGATACCGGCTTCTTCGGCGAGCAACGCCATCGCCAGCGCAGTATAAGGCGTGGCATTGGCCGGCTTGACGATCATCGAACAACCCGCGGCCAGCGCTGCCCCGGCCTTGCGGGTAATCATCGCAGCAGGGAAATTCCAGGGGGTGATCGCTGCAGTGACCCCAACCGGCTCGCGGATCACGACGATATGCTGGCCTGGCTTGGCGCCGGGAATCGTTTCCCCGTACATGCGCCGCGCTTCCTCGGCATACCAGCGGATGAACGAAGCGGCATAATCGACTTCGCCGCGCGACTCGGCCAGCGGCTTGCCCTGCTCGAGCGTCATCAGCACAGCTA
The nucleotide sequence above comes from Halopseudomonas xinjiangensis. Encoded proteins:
- a CDS encoding NAD-dependent succinate-semialdehyde dehydrogenase yields the protein MSLSRLSSPRLFRQQCYINGEWVDARDGATIPVDNPATGDVIGTVPLLSDAEISAAIDSAQSAFIAWRARTAQERADLLLRWYDLLREHKEDIAVLMTLEQGKPLAESRGEVDYAASFIRWYAEEARRMYGETIPGAKPGQHIVVIREPVGVTAAITPWNFPAAMITRKAGAALAAGCSMIVKPANATPYTALAMALLAEEAGIPAGVFNVVTGKSSAIGKVFTSSPIVRKLSFTGSTPVGRELMAQASEHIQKISLELGGNAPFIVFDDADIDKAVAGAMASKFRNTGQTCVCVNRFLVQSGIHNRFVSALAQAMTDLNVGDGFEEGVNQSALINHEAVKKVHAHYHDAIDKGAIRVSGPEPSTDEGNFVHPLLLTDISADMQVCDEETFGPLAAVMRFDTEEQALQIANDTPYGLAAYFYTQDIHRVWRVAHGLEAGIIGINEGAISNAAAPFGGVKESGLGREGSRHGLDEYTEIKYLCMGGE